The following coding sequences lie in one Aricia agestis chromosome 18, ilAriAges1.1, whole genome shotgun sequence genomic window:
- the LOC121736214 gene encoding putative nuclease HARBI1, whose translation MIIHFISDKSMAYGEKVIFVAMDQYILSKTDAFFLVMTAVMLRKKKKNRTRRWSKEWYLLRHRFTHEHLQRALVDTEPDDFKNFLRMDEATYEYLLYLIRPRIEKQDTVMRQAIPVNQRLSVTLRYLVSGMDLEDLKFTCAIAPCTLGGIIIETCEAIIAALKENIQVPRSSEEWCRVAEGFQNRWNFPHCIGSVDGKHINIQKPANSGSYYYNYKQSYSIVLMSIVNSSYEFMMVDVGANGKVSDGGVLKNTEFWDRFSSNQLNIPQPSELPSTNQTLPYVLIGDEAFQLTSNFMKPYNQAVLTDERRIFNYRLSRARMVVENTFGILTTRFKIFKRNITLPPQKMRKIVLACCHLHNFLSKRRINYIRRDDVDFEDTQTGTIIPGS comes from the exons atgataaTTCATTTTATATCAGACAAGTCTATGGCCTACGGTGAGAAGGTCATCTTTGTCGCTATGGATCAGTATATTTTGTCAAAGACAGATGCTTTTTTTCTTGTAATGACAGCTGTTATGCTgcgtaaaaagaaaaaaaatagaacaAGGCGATGGTCAAAAGAGTGGTACTTGTTAAGGCACCGATTTACGCACGAACATTTACAAAGAGCGCTTGTTGATACAGAACCAgatgattttaaaaactttctAAGAATGGATGAAGCAACGTACGAGTATTTGCTATATTTAATAAGACCTAGAATTGAGAAGCAGGATACTGTAATGCGACAGGCAATACCTGTAAATCAAAGACTAAGTGTGACACTTAGATATCTAGTATCAGGTATGGATCTAGaggatttaaaatttacttgtGCTATAGCTCCGTGCACACTCGGAGGTATTATAATTGAAACTTGTGAAGCGATTATAGCAGCATTGAAAGAAAACATCCAG gttcCCAGATCATCGGAAGAGTGGTGCAGAGTTGCCGAAGGATTCCAAAATCGATGGAATTTCCCTCATTGTATAGGCAGTGTTGATGGCAAACATATAAATATTCAGAAGCCAGCTAATTCAGGATCATACTATTATAACTATAAGCAATCCTATAGCATTGTCCTTATGTCTATAGTAAACTCTAGCTATGAATTTATGATGGTTGATGTTGGAGCAAATGGTAAAGTGTCAGATGGAGGCGTTTTAAAAAATACAGAATTCTGGGACAGGTTTTCATCAAATCAACTAAATATCCCACAACCCTCAGAATTACCATCAACAAACCAAACGTTACCCTACGTCCTCATTGGCGACGAAGCATTTCAGCTCACCTCAAATTTCATGAAACCATATAATCAAGCTGTTTTAACAGACGAGCGCAGAATCTTCAATTATAGATTATCTCGAGCACGGATGGTTGTTGAAAATACATTCGGGATTCTAACAAcgagatttaaaatatttaaacgaaATATTACCCTGCCTCCACAAAAAATGAGAAAAATTGTACTGGCTTGCTGTCATTTGCATAACTTTTTATCAAAGAgaagaataaattatattagacGTGACGATGTAGACTTCGAGGATACACAAACCGGAACAATAATTCCGGGGTCTTGA